A window of Methanocaldococcus vulcanius M7 genomic DNA:
TTAGAAAAGTAAAAATAGGAGAATTAGAATTTGATGTTATATTGGCAGATAACTTTATTAAGAGAGCAATTGGTTTAATGATGAGAGATATAGGAGATGGGGCTATGCTCTTTCTATATAAAAAGAGAAAAGTATCTATCCACACATTTTTCATGCGTTATCCCATAGATGTTATTTTCATTGATGAGAACAGGGTGGTTGAAACCACAACTCTCCCTCCGTGGAGAACTTACTCATGTAAAAGATATTCAACAGCAATGCTTGAATTTAAAAGTAGGGATGTTGATTTAGAGGCGTTAATAGGAGAAGAAGTAAAGTTTATTTTTTAATTTTTAATTAATTTTTAATACTTTATTAAAATCATATTTGGAGGAATATTATGGAGTATTTAAAAATTTTAGAGGACTTAGTAAAAATTAGAACAGATAACGAAAAAGGAGTAAAAAAAGCGTTTAAATATTTATCAGATCTATTTAACAACCTTGGAATAAAAAATGAAATAATAGAAGGATGTTTTATTGCATATAAAGATGATTTAAAAAAGATCAATAAAATATTTAACTCACATATTGATACTGTTAAATTTCAGAGGGAGTTTAAAAGAGAAGAGGATAAAATATATGGAACAGGAGTTATAGATGCAAAAGGAAACGTAATTTTAATGATGCACGCTTTTTTAACTACTGAAAATTCCTTATTGGTTATCTCCCCAGATGAAGAAACGAAATCTGAAGGGATTTGTAAATTTTGTCAGTATTTAAAAAATCATAAGGAATTTAAAGAAAATATTAAAAAAAGATCTCTCAACGTTATAGTTGGAGAACCAACCGACTTAAAAGTGTGCATTGGACATAAAGGTCGTTTTGAATATATGGTAGAGTGTTTTGGAGAAGCGAAACATGCGTCTTTTCCATCATCCACTAACCCAATAGAAATAATAAGTAAAGTGGTTTTAGATATTAAAAATATCCCATTAAAAAGCATAAAATTCGAAAAAACATATTATTCATCTATAACACCAACAATTGTAAAGGGAGGAGTTCAAAGCAATATCACTCCCGACTATGCGAGTGTTTTATTTGATGTTCGCAGTGTAGAAAACGATCTCATAAAAAAGATCGATAATTTCTTATCTAAAAAAGAATATTATAACAAAATAAAAGCAGGTTTGGTTAAAAATAGAAATTTTGCTGACTTTTACATTTTAAAAAATGAGGAATTGTTGAAAAAATTATCGGATAATTTTGACATATCATTTTTTAATGCCACGTGTGAAGCTTTCTACTTCAACAAATTTTTAAACGCTGATGCCATAATATATGGAGTTGGAAGGTTAGAACTCGCACACTCAAAAAATGAACATCTATACATAAAAGAATTTTTTAAGGGAATAAAGGAGATAGAAAAACTCGCTAACTTGGTGGAAGAATGATTGGAATAATAGGTGGAACAGGAATTGCAGGAATTTTGAAAGGAGATAAAGAGGAAGTGATTAACACAAAATATGGGAAAGCAAAAGTTATTATTGACAAAGAAAGTGATGTTGTTTTATTATTTAGACATGGAGCAAGTCATAGCTTACCTCCTCATAAAATAAATTATAGGGCAAACATATACGCTTTAAAAATGCTTGGAGTAGAGAGGATCTTGGCTATAAATTCTGTTGGTTCTCTAAAAATCGATTTAAAGCCAGGAATGTTTTTTATACCAAATGATTTTATCGAATTTACTAAAAAAAGAGAAGAAACATTTTACGATTGTGGAAAAGTTGTTCATATTGATATGACAGAGCCATACTGCCCACAACTTAGGAATGTTTTAAAATCAATACTGGAAAAAAGGAAATACGCTTACGGAGAAGGGGTTTATGTTTGCACTGAAGGGCCGAGATTCGAAACAAAGAGAGAAATAGAGATATACAAAAATTGGGGAGATGTTGTAGGAATGACTGGCTATCCAGAAGTGGTTTTAGCGAGGGAGTTAGAAATATGCTACACCTCACTGTGCAGTATAACTAACTATGCATGTGGTATTTCAAAGAACATTTTAACCGTTGATGAGGTCTTATCTACAATAAAAGAGATGGAAGATAAGATATTAAACATAGTTGAGGAATTTGTAAACTACAAATTCGGAGAAAGGGACTGTATTTGTAAAGATGCTTTAAAACATGCGGTTATTGGATAAATATTTGAGCAATATTTTGTTTCTAATTTTTAGTTTTTATTAGGGTTTCAATCGTTTTAACATTAGCCATTCCCTTTCTTTCTGTCTCTTCCCATTCATTTTCTGGAACTGAATCAGCCACGATTCCTGCTCCAACTTGAATATATCCCTTATTTTTTAATATTACAAAGGTTCTTATGGTTATAGCAAGATCCATCAAATCATCCCATCCGAAATATCCAACGCCTCCTCCGTAAGGTCCTCTCCATGTTTTTTCGAGTTCTTCAATGATCTCCATAGCTCTAACCTTTGGAGCTCCACTTAACGTCCCAGCTGGAAATGTAGCTTTTACCGCCAAGAAGGAATCGTAATTATCTTTTAACTCTCCAATTACATTACTTACAATATGTTGAACATGAGAATATTTCTCTATGGTCATAAAATCGCTAACTTCAACAGTTCCAAATTTTGAGATCTTTCCAATATCATTTCTTGCTAAATCAACAAGCATAACATGCTCAGCTCTCTCTTTTTCATCATTTAATAACTTATTTTCCAATTCCTTATCTTCCTCTTCTGTTTTTCCTCTTCTTATAGTTCCAGCAATCGGTCGTGTTATAACCAATCTTTTATTGTTTGTATAGTTAGTTCTAACCAGTATTTCCGGAGAGGAACCGATAATTTTTCTATCTCCAAAGTCCAAATAATACATGTAAGGAGAAGGGTTAATCTCCCTAACTTTTTTGTAGATCTCTAAGTGATCTAAGTTTTCTAAATCAACCTCTATCCTCCTTGATAAAACAACCTGGAAAATATCTCCAGAGAAAATATACTCTTTTGCCTTTTTTACTGCTCCTATAAACTCCTCTTTACTCATATTCGACTTTATTTTTAAATTTTTTTCTTCCTGTTTTTCATTTTTATTTTTAACATTATCTTTATTATTTTTATTAATTTTAATACCTCTTGACCTCTCTACAATATCTTTCAAATGATCTATGCCCTCTTTACTTTCTGCAACTAAGTTAACAACTCCTTCCTTTAAATCATAGGAGATAAAGTCCTTTATTATAAAAAACTCCGCATCTGGAAAGTTTAGGTCATTTACGGGCTTTGGATGAATTTCAGAGAGATCTATCCAGTATCTTATAATATCATAACTTAAATATCCGACAAGTCCTCCTTTAAATCTTGGAATTGGTTCAATGTTTGATATATCAATAAATCTTAAATAATGATTTCTAACTTCTCTTAAAGCATCTAATGGGCATTCATACTTTCCTTCTAATTCTTTTGCTAACTCTCCAAATTCTGTAAATGCATCTACTTCCAATTTGCCATTTTTAAATGTTAACTTTCCCTCTGCTTTCCCTAAGATAGAATATCTTGCTATTTTTGGAACGCCCTCAGCGGACTCTAATAAAAATGTATTCTCCCCTCTAATTTGTTCATAAACACTTAGAGGTTCAGAACTCATCTTTATTTTTTTAATTATCATTAATAATCACCATGAACTTACCATCTGTTTTCTCTTTTTTCTTTTATCACTTATTAAATTTTTTAATTTTTTAATTTTTTGTTGAGTGTATCTAATGTCAAAGGATATGATGATTATCCTTTACATCAACTTTTATTAAGATGACCCTTACACTTAATATTAAAACCCAATATAACAACCTATTAAAACTAAGATTATTTTTGAACATAAATATTTTTAAAGTTTAAATACATATCCGAATATAATTATATAATAAATAATAAATCTTCCGACAGAACCGTTAAGTATATATAGTAGTTATTTTTTATTTTTGAGGTTCTACAAATTATCACAACCCGAACGAAAAGAGCGAAAGGTGAAATGTTGAAAGTTTTAATAGCACCTCTCGGCGTTGGAAAAAGTGCAGAAGAGAAAGATGTATCTAAAAGGAAATACAATACTGCAAAATATGTTCTCAATGGGGAAGAAGAAACCAGCCCATTTATATTATCTATTTTAACTAAAACATTAAAGGTTGATAAAGTTATTGTAGTTGGAACTGCGAGATCAATGTGGGAAGAGCTCTATCGATATTATGCTAATGAAGTAAAAGAATTTGATAAAGAATATTGGATAGAAATAGGAAAAAAAGTGGGGGAATCAAAACATAGTCATTACGCTCTCTCAGAAAACGATCTAAAAAAGGTAGAGGAAGTTATTGACAAATATCTACAAAAGATCAACAAAAATGCTACTGGAGGATCTAAATGCAAGATAATCAAATATGGAATTAATAGAGAAGAGATCTGGGAGAATTTTGATATATTCATGGGATTAATAGATGAAATAAACGAGGGGGATGAAATATATTTAGACATAACCCATGCATTTCGATCCATTCCTCTATTTATGTATGTTATGTTAGAGTTTATGAGATACTTTAAAAATGTAAAGTTGAAGGGTATCTATTATGGAATGTTAGATGTGATGAGCGAATTAGGATATGCTCCAGTTGTTGATCTAAGCCCAATATTTGAAATCTCAGAGTGGGTTAGAGGAATGTATGAATTCACAACCTATGGAAATGGATATTTAATCTCAGAACTACTGGAAGAGGAGGATAAAGAAATAGCCAATAGATTGAAAAAGATCTCGCAGTATATTGATGCTAACTTCCTAAAAGAATTAAAAGAAGAAGTGAAAGACCTAAAACCACTGATTGATAGTAAAAAGAACAAAGGAAAGTTCTTAAAATACTTTATCCCAGAACTTCAAAAGTTTGTTAATAAACTAAATTATGAAAAATCCGACTTTGATTTTCAAATATCCATGGCTAAGTGGAATTTTGAAAATAAAAAATATAGTTCTGGCTACATGTGTTTAACTGACTCGATATTTTGGAAAATGTGTAATATTTACAATCTTCCTCCAATTCACGAGAACAGAGAGATTATGAAAGGAATTATATACAATCCTCAATTACAAAGGCAGCATTCAGACATTAAAGCAGTGTGGGATCTTCATTACAACAGGTTAAGAGACAAAAGGAATAAAATAGCCCATGCAGATGTTAGTAAAGGTGGAAAAGGTTTAGATCCTGAAAAAGACCTTAATGACGTAATTAAAGTTTTAGAAGATATGAAAATCAGGAATATGGATGATATAATTAAAGAATTACTCAATACATGTGAAAATGATAAGAAAACATTTGCCCTACTAATTAAAATCTTAAAATCCAAAATCGTGAAGAAAGTAATTGATGCATACAACTTAAACGATGACGAAAACTCATGGAACTTTGTTAAATGCAATCTTCTCCATAAAGAGAACAGATGTTCAAACGAAAATCTAAAAAAACTTATAAACTTGTTTAATAAAGAATATTCTTGTGTTGATGAGTTAAAAGAAGCATTTCAGGAGGTAAAAAGGATGAGAAATGAAGATATTGTAGATCTCTATGCATTACAGAATGCTCTTATTCACTACATTGCATTTAAACTTTCAAAAGCTTATAAAATTAGAAATAATGCAGAATATAAAAAAATCTTTAAGTGGATGCTCTTAAATAAATCGTTATGCCAAAAAAATCCAATTTTAGAGGAACTAAATAAGAACTACTTTATAATTTTTAAAAACATGAAATCCCAAAATCCAGATTCAAAAAAAGAGATAATATCTGCTTCAAAAAATATAATAAATTTATTTAATAAAGATATTTCAAATATTAAGATGAATGTTCCTCTAAATGTGGTTTTAAAAGCATACAATAGATATAAAAATTTTAAAAACATTAAAAATAATGGAGGTTAGTTGTATGAGGAGGATGATAATTATTTTATCTCACAAACTTACAGAGGAGCAAATTAAGGATGCAAAAGAACATTTAGGTGTTGATGAATTTATTTACTTACCAAAACCTTTACGTGATTTATGGTCAAACATTCCGCCTGATATTGATGACATTGATGATCACTTAAAACCAATAAAGGACTTTTTAGAAAACAATACTAAACCAAAGGATTATGTTTTAGTTCAAGGGGACTTTGGAGCCACATATAAAATGGTAAATTTTGCACTTGATAAAAACTTGATTCCTGTATATGCAACTACAAAACGAATCGCAAAAGATATATATGATGGAAGGAAAACAATTACCATCAGAGAATTTAAACACTGTAAGTTTAGAAGATATGCAACATATTAGATAATTTATTTAGTTCATTTATATACTATCTTTACAAATGTAAATTTGGGGGATTTAGATGGGAAATTGTGATGAATACACTGCCTTAAAAATTGGGGCTTTATTGCATGATATTGGAAAGTTTGTTCAAAGAGTTGATAATCAAGAAATAAAATCATTGAAAGATAAATCGAAGGATAAATATGGAAACATTAAACATCAATCAATCGGTGCTGTTTTTATTGAAAAATACTACAAAAATCTTGGAATTAATGAAGAAATTAAAAACTTAATTATCGAATTTGTAAAAAATCACCACAATAGCAATATAAAAACTGGCTTAATAGGTATAATACGACTTGCTGACTGGCTGAGTAGTGCAGAGCGAGAGGAGATAGAGGAGTTTAAAAGTGAGGCAGGAAGTAAGAAAGAGGATCAAAGATTGCTCTCAATTTTTGAATTGATTAGATTGGAGGAAGAAGATAGAAAAATAATTGATAAGAAACTTTCTGAGATCTACAATAATGGGGGAAAGTATGGGCTACAACCACTTGCAATAAATTCCCATACAATATTTCCCTACAAATCTCCAAATCCAAGTTATGAACAACTTTATGAGGCATTTATAAATGAGTTAACTAACAATAAGATTGATAACTTCAAAAAACTCTACCAACTGGTTCAAAAATACTTCTGGTGCGTTCCATCAGCAACCAACTGGAAAAAATATGGAGGATATTTGCCTGACATATCTCTTTACGATCACTTAAAAACAACCTGTGCAATTGCATGCTGTTTATATCAAATCTATAAAGGAAATGTTGAATCTGATGCAGTATTAACTGATGAAATGTTGAAAGAACTTTTAAAACGGCTTCCTTTAGATAAAAATGGGCTATACGATCCAGAGTTAAATAAATCCTGGGAAAAATATACGTTGTTTTCTCTAATCCATGGGGATATTTCAGGAATACAGAAATTTATATTTAAAATATCCTCAAAGCATGCAGCAAAATCACTTAAAGGAAGAAGTTTTTATCTTGACTTCTTAAC
This region includes:
- a CDS encoding DUF192 domain-containing protein translates to MQNNSKSVKIRKKIRKVKIGELEFDVILADNFIKRAIGLMMRDIGDGAMLFLYKKRKVSIHTFFMRYPIDVIFIDENRVVETTTLPPWRTYSCKRYSTAMLEFKSRDVDLEALIGEEVKFIF
- a CDS encoding M20/M25/M40 family metallo-hydrolase, giving the protein MEYLKILEDLVKIRTDNEKGVKKAFKYLSDLFNNLGIKNEIIEGCFIAYKDDLKKINKIFNSHIDTVKFQREFKREEDKIYGTGVIDAKGNVILMMHAFLTTENSLLVISPDEETKSEGICKFCQYLKNHKEFKENIKKRSLNVIVGEPTDLKVCIGHKGRFEYMVECFGEAKHASFPSSTNPIEIISKVVLDIKNIPLKSIKFEKTYYSSITPTIVKGGVQSNITPDYASVLFDVRSVENDLIKKIDNFLSKKEYYNKIKAGLVKNRNFADFYILKNEELLKKLSDNFDISFFNATCEAFYFNKFLNADAIIYGVGRLELAHSKNEHLYIKEFFKGIKEIEKLANLVEE
- the mtnP gene encoding S-methyl-5'-thioadenosine phosphorylase, which produces MIGIIGGTGIAGILKGDKEEVINTKYGKAKVIIDKESDVVLLFRHGASHSLPPHKINYRANIYALKMLGVERILAINSVGSLKIDLKPGMFFIPNDFIEFTKKREETFYDCGKVVHIDMTEPYCPQLRNVLKSILEKRKYAYGEGVYVCTEGPRFETKREIEIYKNWGDVVGMTGYPEVVLARELEICYTSLCSITNYACGISKNILTVDEVLSTIKEMEDKILNIVEEFVNYKFGERDCICKDALKHAVIG
- the trpE gene encoding anthranilate synthase component I codes for the protein MIIKKIKMSSEPLSVYEQIRGENTFLLESAEGVPKIARYSILGKAEGKLTFKNGKLEVDAFTEFGELAKELEGKYECPLDALREVRNHYLRFIDISNIEPIPRFKGGLVGYLSYDIIRYWIDLSEIHPKPVNDLNFPDAEFFIIKDFISYDLKEGVVNLVAESKEGIDHLKDIVERSRGIKINKNNKDNVKNKNEKQEEKNLKIKSNMSKEEFIGAVKKAKEYIFSGDIFQVVLSRRIEVDLENLDHLEIYKKVREINPSPYMYYLDFGDRKIIGSSPEILVRTNYTNNKRLVITRPIAGTIRRGKTEEEDKELENKLLNDEKERAEHVMLVDLARNDIGKISKFGTVEVSDFMTIEKYSHVQHIVSNVIGELKDNYDSFLAVKATFPAGTLSGAPKVRAMEIIEELEKTWRGPYGGGVGYFGWDDLMDLAITIRTFVILKNKGYIQVGAGIVADSVPENEWEETERKGMANVKTIETLIKTKN
- the csx2 gene encoding TIGR02221 family CRISPR-associated protein, which encodes MLKVLIAPLGVGKSAEEKDVSKRKYNTAKYVLNGEEETSPFILSILTKTLKVDKVIVVGTARSMWEELYRYYANEVKEFDKEYWIEIGKKVGESKHSHYALSENDLKKVEEVIDKYLQKINKNATGGSKCKIIKYGINREEIWENFDIFMGLIDEINEGDEIYLDITHAFRSIPLFMYVMLEFMRYFKNVKLKGIYYGMLDVMSELGYAPVVDLSPIFEISEWVRGMYEFTTYGNGYLISELLEEEDKEIANRLKKISQYIDANFLKELKEEVKDLKPLIDSKKNKGKFLKYFIPELQKFVNKLNYEKSDFDFQISMAKWNFENKKYSSGYMCLTDSIFWKMCNIYNLPPIHENREIMKGIIYNPQLQRQHSDIKAVWDLHYNRLRDKRNKIAHADVSKGGKGLDPEKDLNDVIKVLEDMKIRNMDDIIKELLNTCENDKKTFALLIKILKSKIVKKVIDAYNLNDDENSWNFVKCNLLHKENRCSNENLKKLINLFNKEYSCVDELKEAFQEVKRMRNEDIVDLYALQNALIHYIAFKLSKAYKIRNNAEYKKIFKWMLLNKSLCQKNPILEELNKNYFIIFKNMKSQNPDSKKEIISASKNIINLFNKDISNIKMNVPLNVVLKAYNRYKNFKNIKNNGG
- the csx20 gene encoding CRISPR-associated protein Csx20, which translates into the protein MRRMIIILSHKLTEEQIKDAKEHLGVDEFIYLPKPLRDLWSNIPPDIDDIDDHLKPIKDFLENNTKPKDYVLVQGDFGATYKMVNFALDKNLIPVYATTKRIAKDIYDGRKTITIREFKHCKFRRYATY